CCTTTGGCGAAACACGGATAGGGATATGGGGTGGAGCGCGGAACAAGTCACGGTCGCCGGAGCGCGCGCGGGCGCGATCAGTGCCGACGACCGCCCATTAGTCGCAAGGCGCCCTGCACCGCCCAGGCGGTTTCGGTCACACGGATGATGGAGAAGCTGGAAGACATGACACCCTCGGAAAAACCCAAATGCACAACAGCCAACACGTATCCCGGCGTCGAGTTACGACACCGGGCCGGTAAGCAGCAGCAGGGCGAAAGTCCGAGTAATCATGACAACGACGATGCCAGAGCCGACCGGGGCTCGTCAACACCCATCCGTCACCCTATGTAAGGAGGCGACCACAGCGGAGACGAAGATGATCGACCTGTACACCTGGGGCACGCCCAATGGCCGCAAGGTTTCCATCATGCTGGAAGAATGCGGCCTGCCATATCGCGTCCACCCCATCGACATCATGAAGGGCGACCAGTTCAGCCCGGATTTCATCGCCATCAATCCCAATTCCAAGATCCCGGCGATCATCGACCAGGACGGCCCCGGCGGCACCCCGTTCTCGCTGTTTGAATCGGGGGCGATCCTGATCTATCTGGCGGGAAAGACCGGCAGGTTCCTGCCCGCCGATGCGCGTGGGCGCTCTGAAACCCTGCAATGGCTGATGTTCCAGATGGGCGGCATCGGCCCGATGTTCGGCCAAACCCACCATTTCCGCAAATTCGCCCCCGAACCGATCCCCTATGCCATCGAACGCTATTCCAAGGAAACCAAACGACTGTACGGCGTGCTGAACACGCGGCTGGGGCAAAGCGACTTCGTGGCCGGTGAATATTCCATCGCCGACATGGCCATCTACCCGTGGTGCCAACGTGCCGACTGGCAGGGCATCGACCTGAACGCGTTCCCGCACGTCGCCCGTTGGATGGAAACCATGAGTGAACGCCCGGCTGTTGAAAGAGGGATGTCGGTTCCCGGTTGACCAAAGCGTCACAAGTCGCTAGAAACGTGCCTTCAGCCACGGGGGTGTTAGCGACCCCACTGAGAATCATTCCTGCGGAGGGATGGGTGAGTGGCTGAAACCAACGGTTTGCTAAACCGTCCTAGGGGGTTAACCCTTAGCGCGGGTTCGAATCCCGCTCCCTCCGCCACTACTTTCAAAGAATAGATTCTCTGACGCATAGAGCCTTGGGCGAAAGCCCAAGGCTCTGCGCCGTTTGCGGCCAGTAGCTGTTGACCTTCTGGTCTTATGACGGCGCATTTTTAACCAATTTTATCTTCTCTCCCGCCCTGTTTCTCTGGAAGCTGTTGACTGCCGCCAAACGGTACGGGATTTAAAGTTGCAAGTAATTCAAGGCGTTGTGACGCCAAAAGCTGTTGACCTTTTCGCTGTTATTATTGGCGCGGGCTGGAGTCTGGGAGTGGAATGGACGGTCAACAGCCGTCCTGGCCCAGAAAGAGCCATCCGCATCAGGCACGGCCAAGCACCTTCTCCACGCCAGTGTGCAGAATTTTCACGGAGACTGGCTTCTCGAGAAATAGATCGACTCCCGCAGCATAAGCCGTCTCGGCATTCTTCTCACCGACCATCCCAGTTACCAGAACGATAACCGTTTTCGGATCGATCCCGTCTACACCTGCTCGGATTCGACGGGTGCATTCCAGTCCGTCCATTACATCCATCTGCCAGTCCATGAAGACGATGTCTGCCCCGCCAGCCTGGAGGGCGGAAATGGCCTCGGCACCATTGGCAGCCGAGACGATCTCCGTAATGCCGAGAGCCCCTAAAACCATATGGATCAGTTCTCTCATCTGGGCATTATCCTCGACGATAACAGCGCGCCTGGGCTTAACCTTCATGAAACTGCTCCCTTAGTGCAACGATTTCGGGCAATATGCCGAGAAACATCTCTACGAGCCTTGGATCAAAGT
This is a stretch of genomic DNA from Magnetospirillum gryphiswaldense MSR-1 v2. It encodes these proteins:
- a CDS encoding glutathione S-transferase N-terminal domain-containing protein — its product is MIDLYTWGTPNGRKVSIMLEECGLPYRVHPIDIMKGDQFSPDFIAINPNSKIPAIIDQDGPGGTPFSLFESGAILIYLAGKTGRFLPADARGRSETLQWLMFQMGGIGPMFGQTHHFRKFAPEPIPYAIERYSKETKRLYGVLNTRLGQSDFVAGEYSIADMAIYPWCQRADWQGIDLNAFPHVARWMETMSERPAVERGMSVPG
- a CDS encoding response regulator, which produces MKVKPRRAVIVEDNAQMRELIHMVLGALGITEIVSAANGAEAISALQAGGADIVFMDWQMDVMDGLECTRRIRAGVDGIDPKTVIVLVTGMVGEKNAETAYAAGVDLFLEKPVSVKILHTGVEKVLGRA